One segment of Macaca fascicularis isolate 582-1 chromosome 2, T2T-MFA8v1.1 DNA contains the following:
- the VWA5B2 gene encoding von Willebrand factor A domain-containing protein 5B2 isoform X5, translating to MPGLYCPSSWTPLPLTDSWVRACANGPCLSVRARLTYRNPQPHPVDGVFVYPLAEAEVVSGFEAEAAGRRVSFQLQSRRRSQAACCRALGPGLGTPTPRRCAQGHLVLDLAQARSTLVLPTGLIAAAGTMTVTLHSSRELPSRPDGVLHVALPTVLTPLALPGPLGPPRPPGLCDDRLGLCPTSCFGVGSPQEEGLAWEEPAAPQDVFSGPARCPAPYTFSFEMLVTGPCLLAGLESPSHALRADAPPHASSAATICVTLAEGHHCDRALEILLHPSEPHQPHLMLEGGSLSSAEYEARVRARRDFQRLQRRDSDGDRQVWFLQRRFHKDILLNPVLVLSFCPDLSSKPGHLGTATRELLFLLDGSSTAHKDAIVLAVKSLPPQTLINLAVFGTLVQPLFPESRPCSDDAVQLICESIETLKIPSGPPDVLAALDWAMGQPQHRAYPRQLFLLTAASPMAATTHRTLELMRWHRGTARCFSFGLGPTCHQLLQGLSALSRGQAYFLRPGQRLQPMLVQALRKALEPALSDISVDWFVPDTVEALLTPREIPALYPGDQLLGYCSLFRVDGFRPRPPGGQEPGWQSLGGSVFPSPEEAPSAASPGTEPTGTSEPLGTGTVSAELSSPWAAGDLERTGTDALTDPVTDPGPNPSSDTAIWRRIFQSSYIREQYVLTHCSASPEPGPGSTGSSESPGSQGPGSPEGSAPLEPPSQQGCRSLAWGEPAGSRSCPLPAPTPAPFKVGALSTEVLGRQHRAALAGRSLSSPPGRANQVPGRPRKPSLGAILDGPSPEPGQQLGQGLDDSGSLLSPAPMDWDMLMEPPFLFTAVPPSGEPAPPAVPPQAPRCHVVIRGLCGEQPMCWEVGVGLETLWGPGDGSQPPSPPVREAAWDQALHRLTAASVVRDNEQLALRGGAETTADRGHARRCWLRALQTSKVSSAPSCFTCPVAVDATTREVLPGVLQVCSSEPAEPPGTPPAAHSRLDAAPLPTVVYSKGLQGGSPAGAWDSDGNGNSKCALGDAATPMEGPRCPPPRSPSRLSLGRRHKLCRPDLGQANNSEGIDHDYLPLVRLQEAPGSFRLDAPFCAAVRISQERLCRASPFAVHRASLSPTSASLPWALLGPGVGQGDSATASCSPSPSSGSEGPGQVDSGRGSDTEASEGAEGLGGTDLRGRTWATAVALAWLEHRCAAAFGEWELTAAKADCWLRAQHLPDGLDLAALKAAARGLFLLLRHWDQNLQLHLLCYSPANV from the exons ATGCCCGGCCTGTACTGCCCCTCCAGCTGGACGCCGCTGCCGCTCACGGACTCCTGGGTCCGGGCCTGCGCCAACGGCCCCTGCCTCAGCGTGCGGGCCCGGCTCACCTACCGCAACCCGCAGCCGCACCCGGTGGACG GCGTGTTCGTGTACCCTCTGGCCGAGGCCGAGGTGGTGTCCGGCTTCGAGGCCGAGGCCGCCGGACGGCGCGTCTCCTTCCAGCTGCAGAGCCGGCGCCGCTCGCAGGCCGCCTGCTGCCGCGCTCTGGGCCCCGGGTTAGGGACCCCGACGCCCCGCCGCTGCGCGCAGG GTCATCTTGTCTTGGATCTGGCCCAGGCCCGGTCCACGTTGGTGCTGCCCACAGGCCTTATCGCCGCGGCTGGCACCATGACAGTGACCCTGCACAGCAGCCGGGAGCTGCCCTCAAGGCCTGACGGGGTGCTGCATGTGGCCCTGCCCACTGTGCTCACCCCACTGGCCCTGCCAGGCCCGCTGGGGCCCCCCAGGCCTCCGGGGCTCTGTGACGACAGGTTGGGCCTATG CCCCACCAGCTGCTTCGGGGTGGGCAGCCCTCAGGAGGAAGGGCTGGCGTGGGAGGAGCCAGCTGCCCCTCAGGACGTGTTCTCAGGCCCTGCCCGATGCCCTGCCCCATATACCTTCTCCTTCGAGATGCTGGTGACTGGGCCATGCCTGCTTGCAG GCCTGGAGAGCCCCTCTCATGCCCTGCGGGCAGATGCCCCCCCTCATGCCAGCTCTGCAGCCACCATCTGTGTCACACTGGCAGAGGGCCACCACTGTGACCGGGCCTTGGAGATCCTGCTACACCCCAGTG AGCCCCATCAGCCACACCTGATGCTGGAGGGCGGCAGCCTGAGCTCAGCAGAATATGAGGCCCGGGTAAGGGCCCGCCGAGATTTCCAGAGGCTACAGCGAAGGGACAGTGATGGGGACCGGCAG GTGTGGTTCCTGCAGCGACGCTTCCACAAGGACATCCTGCTGAACCCTGTGCTGGTGCTGAGCTTCTGCCCGGACCTGAGCTCCAAGCCCGGACACCTGGggacagctactcgggagctacTCTTCCTGTTGGATGGCAGCAGCACGGCACACAAG GATGCCATTGTTTTGGCTGTGAAGTCCCTCCCGCCTCAGACGCTTATCAACCTGGCCGTGTTTGGGACGTTGGTGCAGCCACTCTTCCCAGAGAGCCGGCCTTGCAGTGAT GACGCTGTGCAGCTGATCTGTGAGAGCATTGAGACCCTGAAGATTCCAAGCGGGCCTCCAGACGTGCTGGCTGCTCTGGACTGGGCCATGGGGCAGCCCCAGCACAGGGCCTACCCTCGGCAGCTGTTcctgctcactgctgcctcacCCATGGCTGCCACTACCCACCGAACCCTGGAGCTCATGAGGTGGCACAGGGGGACAGCCAG ATGCTTCTCCTTTGGGCTGGGGCCCACCTGCCACCAGCTGCTCCAGGGTTTATCTGCCCTCAGCAGGGGCCAGGCCTACTTCCTGAGGcctgggcagaggctgcagcccATG CTGGTGCAGGCTCTGCGGAAGGCACTGGAGCCTGCCCTGAGTGATATCTCTGTGGACTGGTTTGTGCCCGACACCGTGGAGGCACTGCTGACCCCCCGGGAGATCCCAGCACTCTACCCTGGGGACCAGCTCCTCGGTTACTGCTCACTCTTCAGGGTGGATGGCTTCCGGCCCCGCCCACCAGGG GGCCAAGAGCCTGGCTGGCAGAGCTTAGGTGGGTCCGTGTTTCCATCCCCAGAAGAGGCCCCATCTGCTGCCAGCCCTGGCACTGAGCCCACTGGCACCTCGGAGCCACTGGGAACAGGCACCGTGTCAGCAGAACTGTCCAGCCCATGGGCTGCCGGGGACTTGGAGCGGA CAGGTACTGATGCTCTGACAGACCCAGTCACGGATCCTGGACCCAACCCCTCCTCTGACACAGCCATATGGCGCCGCATCTTCCAGTCCTCGTACATTCGGGAGCAGTATGTGCTCACCCACTGCTCTGCCAGCCCCGAGCCAGGCCCAGGCTCCACAGGCAGCAGTGAGTCCCCAGGCTCCCAGGGCCCTGGCTCCCCCGAAGGTAGTGCTCCCCTGGAGCCCCCTTCTCAGCAAGGTTGCCGCAGTCTGGCCTGGGGAGAACCTGCAGGCTCCCGCTCCTGTCCCCTGCCTGCACCCACACCGGCTCCATTCAAG GTGGGGGCCTTGAGTACTGAGGTGCTGGGCCGTCAGCACAGAGCGGCTCTGGCTGGCCGAAGCCTCTCTTCACCTCCAGGCCGGGCAAACCAAGTCCCCGGCCGACCTCGGAAACCCTCTTTGGGTGCAATACTAGATGGCCCAAGTCCTGAGCCAGGCCAACAATTGGGACAAGGCCTGGATGACTCAG GAAGCCTGCTCTCCCCAGCCCCCATGGACTGGGACATGCTGATGGAACCACCCTTCTTATTCACGGCTGTGCCTCCCAGTGGGGAGCCAGCCCCTCCGGCAGTGCCTCCCCAGGCTCCACGCTGCCATGTGGTGATCCGGGGCCTGTGTGGGGAGCAGCCTATGTGCTGGGAGGTGGGTGTTGGGCTGGAGACACTGTGGGGACCTGGAGATGGCTCACAGCCTCCCTCACCTCCTGTAAGAGAAGCTGCTTGGGACCAAGCACTCCATCGGCTGACAGCAGCCTCTGTGGTCCGGGACAATGAGCAGCTGGCCCTCCGAGGAGGGGCCGAGACCACAGCAGACCGGG GCCATGCCCGGAGGTGCTGGCTTCGAGCCCTTCAGACAAGTAAGGTCAGCTCTGCCCCTTCCTGCTTCACTTGCCCTGTAGCTGTGGATGCTACCACTAGGGAGGTCCTGCCTGGGGTCCTGCAGGTGTGCAGCTCAG AGCCAGCTGAGCCCCCAGGAACCCCTCCTGCCGCTCACAGCCGTCTAGATGCAGCTCCTCTGCCTACTGTTGTCTACTCTAAAG GACTTCAGGGAGGCTCTCCAGCAGGCGCCTGGGACTCGGACGGAAATGGCAACTCCAAGTGTGCTTTGGGGGACGCTGCCACTCCCATGGAAGGTCCTCGCTGCCCACCTCCCCGTTCTCCCTCTCGGCTTAGCCTGGGCCGCCGTCACAAACTCTGTAGACCTGACCTGGGCCAGGCCAACAACAGTGAAGGCATCGACCATGACTACCTGCCCCTG GTGCGGCTGCAGGAGGCACCAGGCTCCTTCCGCCTGGACGCGCCCTTCTGTGCCGCTGTGCGCATCTCGCAGGAGCGCCTCTGCCGCGCCTCGCCCTTTGCCGTGCACCGTGccagcctcagccccacctcGGCCTCATTGCCCTGGGCACTTCTAGGCCCTGGTGTTGGTCAGGGTGACAGTGCCACAGCCTCCTGCAGCCCGTCCCCCAGCTCGGGCTCCGAGGGTCCGGGCCAGGTGGACAGTGGGCGGGGCTCAGATACCGAGGCCTCGGAGGGGGCGGAAGGGCTGGGCGGCACCGACCTGCGGGGCCGGACCTGGGCCACTGCCGTGGCGCTCGCCTGGCTAGAGCACCGATGCGCTGCTGCCTTTGGCGAGTGGGAACTGACAGCAGCCAAGGCTGATTGCTGGCTGCGGGCCCAGCACTTGCCTGACGGCCTTGATCTGGCCGCCCTCAAGGCCGCAGCCCGGGGGCTCTTCCTGCTACTGCGCCACTGGGACCAGAACCTGCAGCTACACCTGCTGTGCTACAGCCCAGCAAACGTGTGA
- the VWA5B2 gene encoding von Willebrand factor A domain-containing protein 5B2 isoform X7 encodes MPGLYCPSSWTPLPLTDSWVRACANGPCLSVRARLTYRNPQPHPVDGVFVYPLAEAEVVSGFEAEAAGRRVSFQLQSRRRSQAACCRALGPGLGTPTPRRCAQGHLVLDLAQARSTLVLPTGLIAAAGTMTVTLHSSRELPSRPDGVLHVALPTVLTPLALPGPLGPPRPPGLCDDSPTSCFGVGSPQEEGLAWEEPAAPQDVFSGPARCPAPYTFSFEMLVTGPCLLAGLESPSHALRADAPPHASSAATICVTLAEGHHCDRALEILLHPSEPHQPHLMLEGGSLSSAEYEARVRARRDFQRLQRRDSDGDRQVWFLQRRFHKDILLNPVLVLSFCPDLSSKPGHLGTATRELLFLLDGSSTAHKDAIVLAVKSLPPQTLINLAVFGTLVQPLFPESRPCSDDAVQLICESIETLKIPSGPPDVLAALDWAMGQPQHRAYPRQLFLLTAASPMAATTHRTLELMRWHRGTARCFSFGLGPTCHQLLQGLSALSRGQAYFLRPGQRLQPMLVQALRKALEPALSDISVDWFVPDTVEALLTPREIPALYPGDQLLGYCSLFRVDGFRPRPPGGQEPGWQSLGGSVFPSPEEAPSAASPGTEPTGTSEPLGTGTVSAELSSPWAAGDLERTGTDALTDPVTDPGPNPSSDTAIWRRIFQSSYIREQYVLTHCSASPEPGPGSTGSSESPGSQGPGSPEGSAPLEPPSQQGCRSLAWGEPAGSRSCPLPAPTPAPFKVGALSTEVLGRQHRAALAGRSLSSPPGRANQVPGRPRKPSLGAILDGPSPEPGQQLGQGLDDSGSLLSPAPMDWDMLMEPPFLFTAVPPSGEPAPPAVPPQAPRCHVVIRGLCGEQPMCWEVGVGLETLWGPGDGSQPPSPPVREAAWDQALHRLTAASVVRDNEQLALRGGAETTADRGHARRCWLRALQTSKVSSAPSCFTCPVAVDATTREVLPGVLQVCSSEPAEPPGTPPAAHSRLDAAPLPTVVYSKGLQGGSPAGAWDSDGNGNSKCALGDAATPMEGPRCPPPRSPSRLSLGRRHKLCRPDLGQANNSEGIDHDYLPLVRLQEAPGSFRLDAPFCAAVRISQERLCRASPFAVHRASLSPTSASLPWALLGPGVGQGDSATASCSPSPSSGSEGPGQVDSGRGSDTEASEGAEGLGGTDLRGRTWATAVALAWLEHRCAAAFGEWELTAAKADCWLRAQHLPDGLDLAALKAAARGLFLLLRHWDQNLQLHLLCYSPANV; translated from the exons ATGCCCGGCCTGTACTGCCCCTCCAGCTGGACGCCGCTGCCGCTCACGGACTCCTGGGTCCGGGCCTGCGCCAACGGCCCCTGCCTCAGCGTGCGGGCCCGGCTCACCTACCGCAACCCGCAGCCGCACCCGGTGGACG GCGTGTTCGTGTACCCTCTGGCCGAGGCCGAGGTGGTGTCCGGCTTCGAGGCCGAGGCCGCCGGACGGCGCGTCTCCTTCCAGCTGCAGAGCCGGCGCCGCTCGCAGGCCGCCTGCTGCCGCGCTCTGGGCCCCGGGTTAGGGACCCCGACGCCCCGCCGCTGCGCGCAGG GTCATCTTGTCTTGGATCTGGCCCAGGCCCGGTCCACGTTGGTGCTGCCCACAGGCCTTATCGCCGCGGCTGGCACCATGACAGTGACCCTGCACAGCAGCCGGGAGCTGCCCTCAAGGCCTGACGGGGTGCTGCATGTGGCCCTGCCCACTGTGCTCACCCCACTGGCCCTGCCAGGCCCGCTGGGGCCCCCCAGGCCTCCGGGGCTCTGTGACGACAG CCCCACCAGCTGCTTCGGGGTGGGCAGCCCTCAGGAGGAAGGGCTGGCGTGGGAGGAGCCAGCTGCCCCTCAGGACGTGTTCTCAGGCCCTGCCCGATGCCCTGCCCCATATACCTTCTCCTTCGAGATGCTGGTGACTGGGCCATGCCTGCTTGCAG GCCTGGAGAGCCCCTCTCATGCCCTGCGGGCAGATGCCCCCCCTCATGCCAGCTCTGCAGCCACCATCTGTGTCACACTGGCAGAGGGCCACCACTGTGACCGGGCCTTGGAGATCCTGCTACACCCCAGTG AGCCCCATCAGCCACACCTGATGCTGGAGGGCGGCAGCCTGAGCTCAGCAGAATATGAGGCCCGGGTAAGGGCCCGCCGAGATTTCCAGAGGCTACAGCGAAGGGACAGTGATGGGGACCGGCAG GTGTGGTTCCTGCAGCGACGCTTCCACAAGGACATCCTGCTGAACCCTGTGCTGGTGCTGAGCTTCTGCCCGGACCTGAGCTCCAAGCCCGGACACCTGGggacagctactcgggagctacTCTTCCTGTTGGATGGCAGCAGCACGGCACACAAG GATGCCATTGTTTTGGCTGTGAAGTCCCTCCCGCCTCAGACGCTTATCAACCTGGCCGTGTTTGGGACGTTGGTGCAGCCACTCTTCCCAGAGAGCCGGCCTTGCAGTGAT GACGCTGTGCAGCTGATCTGTGAGAGCATTGAGACCCTGAAGATTCCAAGCGGGCCTCCAGACGTGCTGGCTGCTCTGGACTGGGCCATGGGGCAGCCCCAGCACAGGGCCTACCCTCGGCAGCTGTTcctgctcactgctgcctcacCCATGGCTGCCACTACCCACCGAACCCTGGAGCTCATGAGGTGGCACAGGGGGACAGCCAG ATGCTTCTCCTTTGGGCTGGGGCCCACCTGCCACCAGCTGCTCCAGGGTTTATCTGCCCTCAGCAGGGGCCAGGCCTACTTCCTGAGGcctgggcagaggctgcagcccATG CTGGTGCAGGCTCTGCGGAAGGCACTGGAGCCTGCCCTGAGTGATATCTCTGTGGACTGGTTTGTGCCCGACACCGTGGAGGCACTGCTGACCCCCCGGGAGATCCCAGCACTCTACCCTGGGGACCAGCTCCTCGGTTACTGCTCACTCTTCAGGGTGGATGGCTTCCGGCCCCGCCCACCAGGG GGCCAAGAGCCTGGCTGGCAGAGCTTAGGTGGGTCCGTGTTTCCATCCCCAGAAGAGGCCCCATCTGCTGCCAGCCCTGGCACTGAGCCCACTGGCACCTCGGAGCCACTGGGAACAGGCACCGTGTCAGCAGAACTGTCCAGCCCATGGGCTGCCGGGGACTTGGAGCGGA CAGGTACTGATGCTCTGACAGACCCAGTCACGGATCCTGGACCCAACCCCTCCTCTGACACAGCCATATGGCGCCGCATCTTCCAGTCCTCGTACATTCGGGAGCAGTATGTGCTCACCCACTGCTCTGCCAGCCCCGAGCCAGGCCCAGGCTCCACAGGCAGCAGTGAGTCCCCAGGCTCCCAGGGCCCTGGCTCCCCCGAAGGTAGTGCTCCCCTGGAGCCCCCTTCTCAGCAAGGTTGCCGCAGTCTGGCCTGGGGAGAACCTGCAGGCTCCCGCTCCTGTCCCCTGCCTGCACCCACACCGGCTCCATTCAAG GTGGGGGCCTTGAGTACTGAGGTGCTGGGCCGTCAGCACAGAGCGGCTCTGGCTGGCCGAAGCCTCTCTTCACCTCCAGGCCGGGCAAACCAAGTCCCCGGCCGACCTCGGAAACCCTCTTTGGGTGCAATACTAGATGGCCCAAGTCCTGAGCCAGGCCAACAATTGGGACAAGGCCTGGATGACTCAG GAAGCCTGCTCTCCCCAGCCCCCATGGACTGGGACATGCTGATGGAACCACCCTTCTTATTCACGGCTGTGCCTCCCAGTGGGGAGCCAGCCCCTCCGGCAGTGCCTCCCCAGGCTCCACGCTGCCATGTGGTGATCCGGGGCCTGTGTGGGGAGCAGCCTATGTGCTGGGAGGTGGGTGTTGGGCTGGAGACACTGTGGGGACCTGGAGATGGCTCACAGCCTCCCTCACCTCCTGTAAGAGAAGCTGCTTGGGACCAAGCACTCCATCGGCTGACAGCAGCCTCTGTGGTCCGGGACAATGAGCAGCTGGCCCTCCGAGGAGGGGCCGAGACCACAGCAGACCGGG GCCATGCCCGGAGGTGCTGGCTTCGAGCCCTTCAGACAAGTAAGGTCAGCTCTGCCCCTTCCTGCTTCACTTGCCCTGTAGCTGTGGATGCTACCACTAGGGAGGTCCTGCCTGGGGTCCTGCAGGTGTGCAGCTCAG AGCCAGCTGAGCCCCCAGGAACCCCTCCTGCCGCTCACAGCCGTCTAGATGCAGCTCCTCTGCCTACTGTTGTCTACTCTAAAG GACTTCAGGGAGGCTCTCCAGCAGGCGCCTGGGACTCGGACGGAAATGGCAACTCCAAGTGTGCTTTGGGGGACGCTGCCACTCCCATGGAAGGTCCTCGCTGCCCACCTCCCCGTTCTCCCTCTCGGCTTAGCCTGGGCCGCCGTCACAAACTCTGTAGACCTGACCTGGGCCAGGCCAACAACAGTGAAGGCATCGACCATGACTACCTGCCCCTG GTGCGGCTGCAGGAGGCACCAGGCTCCTTCCGCCTGGACGCGCCCTTCTGTGCCGCTGTGCGCATCTCGCAGGAGCGCCTCTGCCGCGCCTCGCCCTTTGCCGTGCACCGTGccagcctcagccccacctcGGCCTCATTGCCCTGGGCACTTCTAGGCCCTGGTGTTGGTCAGGGTGACAGTGCCACAGCCTCCTGCAGCCCGTCCCCCAGCTCGGGCTCCGAGGGTCCGGGCCAGGTGGACAGTGGGCGGGGCTCAGATACCGAGGCCTCGGAGGGGGCGGAAGGGCTGGGCGGCACCGACCTGCGGGGCCGGACCTGGGCCACTGCCGTGGCGCTCGCCTGGCTAGAGCACCGATGCGCTGCTGCCTTTGGCGAGTGGGAACTGACAGCAGCCAAGGCTGATTGCTGGCTGCGGGCCCAGCACTTGCCTGACGGCCTTGATCTGGCCGCCCTCAAGGCCGCAGCCCGGGGGCTCTTCCTGCTACTGCGCCACTGGGACCAGAACCTGCAGCTACACCTGCTGTGCTACAGCCCAGCAAACGTGTGA